Proteins from a single region of Amycolatopsis sp. CA-230715:
- a CDS encoding WXG100-like domain-containing protein: MADESSGGTAQDLASAGVEGLADAATSALEGSGPIGLLAKPVVGALRNVWEGYFGAPIPPGSTNWNAYTHAQLREMLWQGADVGDVSSVAAEWDRHGTELTEHGDALRGQKAALSGHWSGRAAEPATNRLGTLGERTSDIGSRAGTVGKAAQDAGDALAIARNTMPPPPGDPTGLAVSGALAGAGAGAAIGGVLGAGAGGIGAGPGALMGAAIGAVAGGGGSLFLANVAAAESKAEAVHVMQRYETSLRNSSHAVAAVPKGSTATTLSGPDEQTTSASSAAGAALAGGDVSGRGLSWGQLTGAGSLGAGATAGLRTGAGALNNAMLARQAAMNQLAAARAAGGNGMYPPGSGARGQGGEDQVHENRLPTIDQKLFAVDELASEPVIGL, from the coding sequence ATGGCCGACGAATCCAGTGGGGGAACCGCGCAGGACCTGGCGTCCGCCGGTGTAGAGGGACTTGCGGACGCCGCGACCTCGGCGCTCGAGGGGAGCGGGCCGATCGGACTGCTCGCGAAACCCGTGGTGGGGGCACTGCGGAACGTGTGGGAAGGGTACTTCGGCGCGCCGATCCCGCCCGGCTCCACGAACTGGAACGCCTACACCCACGCGCAGCTGCGCGAAATGCTGTGGCAGGGCGCCGACGTCGGCGACGTCAGCTCGGTCGCCGCCGAATGGGACCGGCACGGCACCGAGCTGACCGAGCACGGGGACGCGTTGCGCGGGCAGAAGGCCGCGCTGTCCGGCCACTGGAGCGGGCGCGCGGCCGAACCGGCGACGAACCGGCTCGGCACGCTGGGAGAGCGGACCTCCGATATCGGTTCCCGCGCGGGAACCGTCGGGAAGGCCGCCCAGGACGCGGGTGACGCACTCGCCATCGCGCGCAACACGATGCCGCCGCCTCCCGGCGATCCGACCGGGCTCGCGGTGTCCGGTGCGCTCGCCGGAGCCGGTGCGGGCGCGGCGATCGGCGGCGTACTCGGTGCCGGCGCCGGTGGGATCGGCGCTGGGCCCGGCGCGCTGATGGGTGCCGCGATCGGGGCGGTGGCCGGTGGCGGCGGCAGCCTGTTCCTCGCCAATGTCGCGGCGGCCGAAAGCAAAGCCGAAGCGGTGCACGTGATGCAGCGCTACGAAACGAGCCTGCGCAACAGCAGCCACGCGGTCGCGGCGGTCCCGAAGGGCTCGACCGCGACCACGTTGTCCGGGCCGGACGAGCAGACCACCAGCGCCAGCTCGGCCGCCGGTGCGGCGCTGGCCGGCGGTGACGTGTCGGGGCGCGGCCTTTCGTGGGGGCAACTGACCGGTGCGGGCTCGCTGGGCGCGGGAGCGACAGCGGGGCTGCGCACCGGCGCGGGCGCGCTGAACAACGCGATGCTGGCCCGCCAGGCCGCGATGAACCAGCTCGCCGCCGCGCGGGCCGCCGGCGGAAACGGCATGTACCCGCCGGGCAGCGGCGCGCGCGGGCAGGGCGGCGAAGACCAGGTGCACGAGAACCGGCTCCCCACCATCGACCAGAAGCTGTTCGCGGTCGACGAGCTGGCGAGCGAACCGGTCATCGGGCTGTGA
- a CDS encoding dihydrofolate reductase family protein, translating into MTDRTVTANIALSLDGRYHGAGGAPDFGAFVPYLTTDVARDHMSRIWENATTAVLSRGNAEGFLGFWPSVAEDENADPRDRGYAKWLVDTEKVVFSSTLTEAPWERTRIVSGSAADVVTDLKASGEGEILVNTSPSIAKALLAADLLDRLHLLIIPVITGGGQRLFEDGLPATGWKLAHQETGALGEIAVIYDRVR; encoded by the coding sequence ATGACCGACCGCACGGTGACCGCGAACATCGCACTCAGCCTCGACGGGCGCTACCACGGCGCCGGTGGGGCACCCGACTTCGGCGCGTTCGTCCCGTACCTGACCACGGATGTCGCACGGGACCACATGAGCCGGATCTGGGAGAACGCGACCACCGCGGTGCTCAGCAGGGGCAACGCCGAAGGATTCCTCGGGTTCTGGCCGTCGGTCGCCGAGGACGAGAACGCCGACCCGCGCGATCGCGGATACGCGAAGTGGTTGGTGGACACCGAAAAGGTGGTCTTCTCGAGCACGTTGACCGAAGCGCCGTGGGAACGCACCCGCATCGTCAGCGGCTCCGCCGCGGACGTCGTCACGGATCTCAAGGCCAGTGGCGAAGGGGAGATCCTGGTCAACACGAGCCCGAGCATCGCCAAGGCGCTGCTGGCGGCGGACCTGCTCGACCGGCTCCACCTGCTGATCATCCCCGTGATCACCGGGGGCGGGCAGCGGCTGTTCGAAGACGGCTTGCCCGCGACCGGCTGGAAGCTCGCCCACCAGGAAACCGGTGCGCTGGGCGAAATCGCCGTGATCTACGACCGCGTGCGCTGA
- a CDS encoding epoxide hydrolase family protein, whose translation MEIEPFKIDFPDRDLEELRNRLDRARLPERETVRGPSQGIELDRMSALLRTWRRYDWRERERQWNAIPQYRARVDGLRIAFWHVRSPEPSAVPLVLTHGWPGSVLEFEEVLGPLTDPVAHGGSAADAFHVVVPSLPGFGFSDRPREPGWHPGRTARAWAELMSALGYERFGAHGGDWGAFVSTELARLVPDRVLGLHLTMPLASPLPEDRASPTEAEQRMLDRRDLHLADGYGFGLLMGTRPQTLGYALLDSPAGLAAWLGEKFAAYADVRPEAGGGLSLRQQVDGIALYWLTGTGASSARWYWEAMRWVPRGAEEENERPVTVPTACSLFPAEPWPTARRWAERRYRDLRSWHELDRGGHFPGLEQPDLLVTELRKAFRSFRST comes from the coding sequence CTGGAAATCGAACCGTTCAAGATCGACTTTCCCGACCGCGACCTGGAAGAGCTGCGGAACCGTCTCGACCGCGCGCGGTTGCCGGAGCGGGAAACGGTGCGAGGGCCGTCGCAGGGTATCGAGCTGGACCGGATGAGCGCGCTGCTGCGGACCTGGCGCCGGTACGACTGGCGGGAGCGCGAGCGGCAGTGGAACGCGATCCCGCAGTACCGCGCTCGCGTCGACGGGCTGCGGATCGCGTTCTGGCACGTGCGTTCGCCGGAGCCGTCGGCGGTGCCGCTGGTGCTGACGCACGGGTGGCCGGGGTCGGTGCTCGAGTTCGAGGAGGTGCTCGGACCGCTCACCGACCCGGTCGCGCACGGTGGGTCCGCGGCCGACGCCTTCCACGTGGTCGTGCCTTCGTTGCCGGGGTTCGGGTTCAGCGACCGCCCGCGCGAACCCGGCTGGCACCCCGGCCGCACCGCGCGGGCGTGGGCGGAGCTGATGAGCGCGCTCGGCTACGAGCGGTTCGGCGCGCACGGCGGGGACTGGGGCGCGTTCGTGAGCACCGAGCTGGCGCGCCTGGTGCCGGACCGCGTGCTCGGGCTGCACCTGACGATGCCGCTCGCGTCCCCGTTGCCGGAGGACCGCGCTTCGCCGACCGAGGCGGAACAGCGCATGCTGGACCGGCGCGACCTGCACCTCGCGGACGGGTACGGCTTCGGGTTGCTGATGGGCACCCGCCCGCAGACGCTGGGGTACGCCCTGCTCGATTCACCGGCGGGGCTCGCCGCCTGGCTCGGGGAGAAGTTCGCCGCCTACGCCGACGTCCGGCCGGAAGCGGGCGGCGGACTGTCCCTTCGGCAGCAGGTGGACGGCATCGCGCTGTACTGGCTGACCGGGACCGGCGCGTCGAGCGCGCGCTGGTACTGGGAAGCGATGCGGTGGGTGCCGCGCGGCGCGGAAGAGGAGAACGAGCGGCCGGTGACCGTGCCGACCGCGTGCTCGCTGTTCCCCGCCGAACCGTGGCCGACGGCGCGCCGCTGGGCCGAACGGCGCTACCGCGATCTCCGCTCGTGGCACGAACTCGACCGCGGCGGCCACTTCCCCGGCCTGGAGCAACCGGACCTCCTGGTTACCGAACTGCGAAAGGCGTTCCGGTCGTTTCGGTCCACATGA
- a CDS encoding metalloregulator ArsR/SmtB family transcription factor — MDEIASALGDGARWRIVEHLAERPRSVGELAELTGLRQPQTTKHLQTLAKAGLVTVFPLGQRRVYAAEAAPLAALARRLRELVETTEAHGDERDVITRYRAAIEAETAAADRERWADGRAFSFERVLSASPEVVWRHWVEQRLVASWWAPPSMTVAEWVLDPEPGGRVVLEYRDAEGRRYPSEGRVHTAKEPAHLVFELSVLDSSGAVSFTGHYDLGLTAVPEGTRLDLGLRITETTVEAVPAIAGIETGWGQVLDNLAGVVGEFPRTTNEKDPS; from the coding sequence ATGGACGAGATCGCATCAGCACTGGGGGACGGAGCGAGGTGGCGCATCGTCGAGCACCTCGCCGAGCGGCCCCGCTCCGTCGGTGAGCTCGCCGAGCTCACCGGGTTGCGGCAGCCGCAGACGACCAAGCACCTCCAGACCCTCGCCAAGGCCGGTCTGGTCACGGTTTTCCCGCTCGGCCAACGCCGCGTCTACGCCGCTGAGGCCGCGCCGCTGGCAGCCCTCGCGCGCCGTCTTCGGGAACTGGTCGAAACCACCGAAGCGCACGGCGACGAGCGCGACGTCATCACGCGCTACCGCGCCGCGATCGAGGCCGAAACCGCGGCCGCGGACCGGGAACGCTGGGCGGACGGGCGGGCCTTCTCGTTCGAGCGCGTGCTTTCCGCGTCGCCGGAAGTCGTCTGGCGGCACTGGGTCGAGCAGCGCCTCGTCGCGTCCTGGTGGGCCCCGCCGTCGATGACGGTCGCCGAATGGGTGCTCGACCCGGAGCCCGGTGGGCGCGTCGTCCTCGAATACCGCGATGCCGAAGGGCGGCGGTATCCCTCCGAAGGCCGCGTTCACACCGCGAAGGAACCCGCGCACCTCGTTTTCGAGCTTTCGGTGCTGGACTCCTCCGGCGCGGTTTCGTTCACCGGCCACTACGACCTGGGGCTCACCGCGGTCCCCGAAGGAACCCGGCTCGACCTCGGGTTGCGCATCACCGAAACCACCGTCGAAGCCGTCCCCGCCATCGCCGGTATCGAAACCGGCTGGGGACAGGTACTCGACAACCTCGCCGGCGTCGTCGGCGAATTCCCCCGCACCACCAACGAAAAGGACCCATCATGA
- a CDS encoding serine hydrolase, with translation MKQSVKTKVLVGIAVLIVMGGLLAAIGLNGGFGDSDWETGCGAVPADAADEHASAVAEARKALLSNGNDPRLGIEVVDLGACAVKLSWKADQAQPTASVVKLLIALDLMDRSGVPSGSEATAVQAMLSASDDRVASRLWTQQGGTAIVRRQARKLGLTHTTPASDEGQWGSTQMSPTDVITVYRHITAGLSDKERDFVTEAMESAPRNAADGFDQYFGIPRAFEGSDWAVKQGWGSSDGRRVFNTTGLVRTASRTFAVAVMGSWNESVDRTVASTALTTATGALKASLAGTSH, from the coding sequence ATGAAGCAGTCCGTGAAGACGAAGGTGCTCGTGGGGATCGCCGTGCTCATCGTGATGGGAGGTCTGCTCGCCGCGATCGGCTTGAACGGCGGTTTCGGGGACAGCGACTGGGAAACCGGGTGCGGAGCGGTTCCGGCCGACGCGGCGGACGAGCACGCGAGCGCCGTCGCCGAAGCCAGGAAAGCGTTGCTGAGCAACGGGAACGACCCGCGGCTCGGGATCGAGGTCGTCGATCTGGGCGCCTGCGCGGTGAAGCTGAGCTGGAAGGCCGATCAGGCGCAGCCCACCGCGTCCGTGGTGAAGCTGCTCATCGCGCTCGACCTGATGGACCGTTCCGGGGTGCCGTCCGGCAGCGAGGCGACGGCCGTGCAGGCCATGCTTTCGGCCAGCGACGATCGCGTCGCCAGTCGCTTGTGGACACAGCAGGGCGGGACGGCGATCGTCCGGCGGCAGGCCAGGAAACTGGGGCTCACGCACACGACGCCCGCCTCCGACGAAGGCCAATGGGGCTCCACGCAGATGTCGCCGACCGACGTCATCACGGTCTACCGGCACATCACCGCCGGACTGTCCGACAAGGAACGCGACTTCGTCACCGAGGCGATGGAAAGCGCCCCGCGCAACGCCGCCGACGGTTTCGACCAGTACTTCGGGATTCCGCGCGCGTTCGAGGGCTCGGACTGGGCGGTGAAGCAGGGCTGGGGCAGTTCCGATGGCAGGCGGGTGTTCAACACCACGGGCCTGGTCCGCACCGCGTCCCGTACCTTCGCCGTCGCGGTGATGGGCTCCTGGAACGAAAGCGTCGACCGGACCGTCGCCTCCACGGCGCTCACCACCGCGACCGGTGCGCTCAAGGCGTCGCTCGCCGGAACCAGCCACTAG
- a CDS encoding helix-turn-helix domain-containing protein: MTSEFSVLLRRLRQQAGITQEALAERAGVGVRTIRGLETGERAGPRVTTVRLLADALELAPREREQLLGAAVGQPVDDEPESPAEPPPEPPKPEPPSASEPVAVPDEALAEAAGQLAHAVAARSRREEEQRQIHDPFPLPVRWERAPEELTDHWANIRRAPAGSTSEPLQLAGTLTGIVDVYRRVPSRRLVVLGRSGSGKTILGLRFVLDCLKSRTRADAVPVIFSIGSWNPTGITLRDWLAGQLTRDHPGLAASGPGGTSLAAALVEAGWVLPVLDGFDEIAGGLRRPALEALNATTLPLLLTSRPGEYAAAVAETDVLTSAAAIDLADLTLDDLAGYLPRTTRRTDGAKTAWDPVLAELREHPATEANANLIAVLTTPLMVTLARAIYSDTPDHDPATLLDTERFAGIEALEEHLLDDFVPTVYRRLPDDRPGGSHRRFDPDRAQLWLGYLAEHLTRLGTPDLAWWQLGGTLRRWQRTLVTALIAGLAIGLADAVVGMFFNSFAHQLFDGAIVGLLAGLMFGLVHWLTVAGKGRSIAPSGVRFKFRGRTRAHGDRSVPRFLIGSLCGFAFGGGYGLVVGLSKTLSGGGGLVHGLVIGLGDGLIYGLVFALGAGLAFALLGRLETPFDIRSAVSPVRLLDNNRTTATAQFLVWVPSFGLVVGVAASIVVWFLHDLLGPLEWGVGDAVRLGTLSGLGGAIGYTLVLTAWGQWVVFARIWLPLTGRLPWAVGAFLDDAYQRGVLRQAGAVYQFRHARLQNHLTRAYQAHRGGPSLGKAR; encoded by the coding sequence GTGACCAGTGAGTTCAGCGTGCTGCTGCGGCGGCTGCGACAGCAGGCGGGCATCACCCAGGAGGCACTGGCCGAGCGCGCCGGGGTCGGGGTCCGCACCATCCGCGGCCTGGAAACCGGCGAACGCGCGGGCCCGAGGGTGACCACCGTGCGGCTGCTGGCCGACGCGCTGGAGCTGGCGCCGCGGGAGCGCGAGCAACTGCTCGGCGCCGCCGTGGGCCAGCCGGTCGACGACGAACCCGAGAGCCCGGCCGAGCCGCCGCCCGAGCCGCCGAAGCCCGAACCGCCGAGCGCGAGCGAGCCCGTCGCGGTGCCGGACGAGGCGCTTGCCGAGGCCGCCGGTCAGCTCGCGCACGCGGTCGCCGCCCGGTCGCGGCGCGAGGAGGAGCAGCGGCAGATCCACGACCCGTTCCCGCTGCCGGTGCGCTGGGAGCGGGCACCCGAGGAGCTGACCGACCACTGGGCGAACATCCGCCGCGCCCCGGCTGGCAGCACGTCCGAACCGCTCCAACTGGCCGGCACGCTGACCGGGATCGTGGACGTCTACCGGCGCGTCCCGTCGAGGCGGCTGGTGGTGCTCGGCCGCTCCGGATCCGGGAAAACCATCCTCGGCCTGCGGTTCGTGCTGGACTGCCTGAAGTCCCGTACCCGCGCCGACGCGGTACCGGTGATCTTCAGCATCGGCTCCTGGAACCCCACCGGCATCACGCTGCGGGACTGGCTGGCCGGCCAGCTGACGCGCGACCACCCCGGTCTCGCCGCCTCGGGCCCCGGCGGGACGAGCCTTGCCGCCGCGCTGGTCGAGGCTGGCTGGGTGCTGCCCGTGCTCGACGGCTTCGACGAGATCGCGGGCGGGTTGCGCCGCCCGGCGCTGGAAGCCCTCAACGCCACCACCCTGCCGCTGCTGCTGACCAGCAGGCCGGGCGAGTACGCCGCCGCGGTCGCCGAAACCGACGTGCTGACCTCCGCCGCCGCCATCGACCTCGCCGATCTCACGCTCGACGACCTGGCTGGCTACCTGCCGCGCACCACCCGCAGGACCGACGGCGCGAAGACCGCGTGGGACCCCGTGCTGGCCGAGCTGCGCGAGCACCCGGCCACCGAGGCCAACGCCAACCTGATCGCGGTGCTGACGACCCCGCTGATGGTCACGCTCGCCCGCGCCATCTACAGCGACACCCCCGACCACGACCCGGCCACGCTGCTCGACACCGAGCGCTTCGCCGGTATCGAGGCGCTCGAAGAGCACCTGCTCGACGATTTCGTCCCGACCGTCTACCGCCGCCTGCCCGACGATCGGCCCGGCGGGTCGCACCGCCGCTTCGACCCGGACCGAGCCCAGCTGTGGCTCGGCTACCTCGCCGAGCACCTGACCCGGCTCGGCACACCCGACCTCGCCTGGTGGCAGCTCGGCGGCACGCTGCGGCGCTGGCAGCGCACGCTCGTCACCGCGCTGATCGCCGGGCTGGCGATCGGCCTCGCCGACGCCGTGGTCGGGATGTTCTTCAACTCCTTCGCCCACCAGCTCTTCGACGGCGCGATCGTCGGCCTGCTGGCCGGGCTCATGTTCGGGCTCGTGCACTGGCTCACCGTCGCGGGCAAGGGCAGATCGATCGCGCCGTCGGGGGTGCGGTTCAAGTTCCGCGGCCGCACTCGCGCGCACGGGGACAGATCCGTGCCGCGGTTCCTGATCGGGTCGCTGTGCGGGTTCGCCTTCGGCGGCGGCTACGGGCTCGTCGTCGGCCTGAGCAAGACGTTGAGCGGAGGCGGCGGGCTCGTGCACGGGCTGGTGATCGGACTCGGCGACGGGCTCATCTACGGGTTGGTCTTCGCGCTCGGTGCGGGACTCGCGTTCGCCCTTCTCGGCAGGCTGGAGACCCCGTTCGACATCAGGTCCGCGGTCAGTCCGGTCCGGCTGCTCGACAACAACCGCACCACGGCGACCGCCCAGTTCCTGGTGTGGGTGCCCAGCTTCGGGCTGGTCGTCGGCGTCGCGGCCAGCATCGTGGTGTGGTTCCTGCACGATCTGCTCGGCCCGCTCGAATGGGGCGTCGGCGACGCGGTCCGGCTCGGCACGTTGAGCGGGCTCGGCGGCGCGATCGGGTACACGCTCGTACTGACCGCGTGGGGCCAGTGGGTGGTGTTCGCCCGGATCTGGCTGCCGCTCACCGGGCGGCTGCCGTGGGCGGTGGGCGCCTTCCTCGACGATGCCTACCAGCGAGGGGTGCTGCGGCAGGCCGGCGCGGTCTACCAGTTCCGCCACGCCAGGCTGCAGAACCACCTCACCCGCGCCTACCAAGCACATCGCGGCGGTCCTTCCCTCGGCAAGGCACGCTAA
- a CDS encoding BTAD domain-containing putative transcriptional regulator, translated as MLTTVTTDRPDTALNHREREVLRAVGRGLTDAEIAAALAVPEPAVAGRLDRILGKLGLRDRAAAIVHAFDCGLVIPGQGPRRPDTRPRLRVSVLGPLRAWRDGQPLDLGPVRQQAVLAALALCQDRVVSQQELRDGVWGLEPPSGNVVPVYVYRLRKILDAGDGRDSVIRRDRCGYRFAGDAVELDVTELEEFVSTAEAADDPAEVVRACTRALDLFRGEPLAGLPGPFAELERLRLADRRIALAQRKLDGQQRMGHHAEAVAELSALAAAQPENEPVAAMLMRALYRSGRRAEALEVFARTRRLLADDLGLNPGETLQRAHQAVLRGDETGFGRTRIGAGR; from the coding sequence ATGCTGACGACCGTCACGACCGACCGGCCCGATACCGCGTTGAACCACCGCGAGCGGGAGGTGCTGCGCGCGGTCGGCCGCGGCCTCACCGACGCCGAGATCGCCGCCGCGCTCGCCGTGCCCGAGCCCGCCGTGGCCGGGCGGCTCGACCGGATCCTCGGCAAGCTCGGGCTGCGCGACCGCGCCGCCGCGATCGTCCACGCGTTCGACTGCGGACTGGTGATCCCCGGCCAGGGGCCGCGCAGGCCGGACACCCGCCCGCGGCTGCGGGTCTCCGTGCTCGGTCCGCTGCGGGCGTGGCGGGACGGGCAGCCGCTCGATCTGGGGCCGGTACGCCAGCAGGCCGTGCTCGCGGCGCTCGCGCTGTGCCAGGACCGAGTGGTCAGCCAGCAGGAGCTCCGCGACGGCGTGTGGGGCCTGGAGCCGCCGTCCGGGAACGTGGTGCCGGTCTACGTCTACCGGCTGCGCAAGATCCTCGACGCGGGCGACGGCCGCGACTCGGTGATCCGGCGCGACCGGTGCGGGTACCGCTTCGCGGGCGACGCGGTCGAACTGGACGTGACGGAGCTGGAGGAGTTCGTCAGCACCGCCGAGGCCGCCGATGATCCCGCGGAGGTGGTGCGCGCCTGCACCCGCGCGCTGGACCTGTTCCGCGGTGAGCCGCTCGCCGGGCTGCCCGGCCCGTTCGCCGAGCTGGAGCGGCTCCGGCTCGCCGACCGCCGGATCGCGCTCGCCCAGCGGAAGCTGGACGGCCAGCAGCGGATGGGCCACCACGCCGAGGCGGTCGCCGAGCTGTCCGCGCTGGCCGCGGCGCAACCGGAGAACGAGCCGGTCGCCGCGATGCTGATGCGCGCGCTGTACCGCAGCGGCAGGCGGGCCGAGGCGCTGGAGGTCTTCGCCCGCACGCGCCGCCTGCTGGCCGACGACCTCGGCCTGAACCCCGGCGAGACGTTGCAGCGGGCGCATCAGGCGGTGCTGCGCGGGGACGAGACCGGCTTCGGCCGCACCCGGATCGGAGCCGGGCGCTGA
- a CDS encoding FAD-binding oxidoreductase: protein MESNEVSRRGVLASAGAVAAGAVLASGGTAAAAPETAASGAVVIRPGDRRYDGLLRGDNFRFTGRPDEIRVVSSTGEVVAAVSEAVRSGRRVAVRSGGHCFEGFTAEPGVRMLLDLSPMNEVGFDARRGAFAVQPGATIGQVCTTLFKRWGVTIPAGGCPEVGAGGHFAGGGYGPLSRRYGSVVDHLYAVEVVVAGADGRVRTVVATREPGDPNRELWWAHTGGGGGNFGVVTRYWLRAPDATGDDPAGLLPPSPSNMLGWLVLWRWDERMTERAFTALLRNFGTWHERNSAPGSPAAGLYAVLMALHRKAGSVQVVVQMDADLPNAKGLLAEFVAEVGAGTGLEPTVNDGVTLPWLHMTTWPGNGEGGDKTTRRSKLKAGYLRRSLTDAQLATIYAKLDDEEGTDKDGMLLIGYGGQIGAVPPGATAVAQRDAIMKAVYQTTWQSETEDNVRLKWIREFYRAVYHETGGVPVPNEVSDGSYINYPDVDLADPEWNTSGVPWSTLYYKDDYPRLQRVKARWDPKNVFHHALGIELPS, encoded by the coding sequence GTGGAAAGCAACGAAGTGAGCCGTCGTGGGGTGCTCGCGAGCGCGGGTGCCGTTGCGGCGGGCGCCGTGCTCGCCTCGGGAGGTACGGCCGCCGCGGCCCCGGAGACCGCGGCGTCCGGCGCGGTCGTGATCCGGCCGGGCGATCGCCGGTACGACGGCCTGCTGCGCGGGGACAACTTCCGGTTCACGGGACGGCCGGACGAGATCAGGGTGGTCTCCTCGACCGGGGAAGTCGTGGCCGCGGTGTCGGAAGCGGTGCGGTCCGGCAGACGGGTCGCGGTGCGCAGCGGCGGACACTGCTTCGAAGGCTTCACCGCTGAGCCCGGAGTGCGGATGCTGCTGGACCTCTCGCCGATGAACGAGGTCGGCTTCGACGCGCGGCGCGGCGCGTTCGCGGTCCAGCCGGGCGCCACCATCGGACAGGTCTGCACCACGTTGTTCAAGCGGTGGGGCGTGACGATCCCGGCGGGCGGCTGCCCGGAAGTGGGCGCGGGCGGGCATTTCGCCGGCGGCGGGTACGGCCCGTTGTCGCGCCGGTACGGCTCGGTGGTGGACCACCTGTACGCGGTGGAAGTGGTGGTGGCCGGGGCGGACGGCCGGGTGCGCACCGTGGTGGCCACCAGGGAACCCGGCGACCCGAACCGCGAGCTGTGGTGGGCGCACACCGGGGGCGGCGGCGGGAACTTCGGCGTGGTCACCCGGTACTGGCTGCGCGCGCCGGACGCCACCGGCGACGACCCGGCCGGTCTGCTGCCGCCGTCGCCGTCGAACATGCTGGGGTGGCTGGTGCTCTGGCGGTGGGACGAGCGCATGACCGAGCGCGCGTTCACCGCGCTGCTGCGCAACTTCGGCACCTGGCACGAGCGCAACAGCGCGCCCGGCTCACCGGCCGCCGGGCTGTACGCGGTGCTCATGGCGTTGCACCGCAAGGCGGGCAGCGTCCAGGTGGTCGTGCAGATGGACGCGGACCTCCCGAACGCGAAGGGGCTGCTGGCGGAGTTCGTCGCCGAGGTGGGCGCGGGCACCGGCCTCGAACCGACCGTGAACGACGGGGTCACGTTGCCGTGGCTGCACATGACGACCTGGCCGGGCAACGGCGAAGGCGGCGACAAGACCACGCGCCGGTCCAAGCTCAAGGCCGGGTACCTGCGCCGCTCGCTCACCGACGCCCAGCTGGCCACGATCTACGCGAAACTCGACGACGAGGAGGGCACCGACAAGGACGGCATGCTGCTCATCGGGTACGGCGGCCAGATCGGGGCGGTGCCGCCGGGCGCCACCGCGGTCGCGCAGCGCGACGCGATCATGAAGGCGGTGTACCAGACGACCTGGCAGTCCGAAACCGAGGACAACGTCCGGCTGAAGTGGATCCGCGAGTTCTACCGCGCCGTGTACCACGAAACCGGCGGCGTGCCCGTGCCGAACGAGGTCAGCGACGGCTCGTACATCAACTACCCGGACGTCGACCTCGCCGACCCGGAGTGGAACACCTCCGGCGTGCCGTGGTCCACGCTCTACTACAAGGACGACTACCCGCGGCTGCAACGAGTCAAGGCCCGCTGGGACCCGAAGAACGTCTTCCACCACGCCCTCGGAATCGAGCTCCCCTCCTGA